Genomic DNA from Thermoflexus sp.:
CTGAGCCCGGGCCTGAGCCTGGGCGTAGAGCCGGGCGTTCTGCCAGGCCGTCGCCAGCTGATCGGCCATCACCTGGAGGGCCCGGATGTCCTCCTCGGTGAAGGCGGCCGGTTGTTCGGATTGAATATCCAGGACCCCGACCAGCTCCCCGCGCACCATCATCGGCAGGGCGATCTCCGAGCGGGTCAAAGGGAGCAAGGGGTTGGCGAAGCGAACGGGCTCTGCGCCCACATCCAGGGCAATGCGAGCCCGCCGATGGGCCGCTGCCCAGCCCACCATGGATTGCCCGCCGATCTCCAGTCGGTGCCCTCGCTCCTTCATGATCCGGCCGGGCTCCCCGGTGCCGGCGGCCAGCATCATCCATTTCCTATCCTCATCGGGAACGAACCAGCCCACATAGTAATAATCGAAGCGATCCCGGATGAGCTCGACGGCCTCCGCCATCAGCCGGTCTGGATCCAGGATGGTGGCCGCGATCCGGCTGACCTCCGCCGCCGCTTGCAACAGGCGCGCCCGGCGAGCGGCCTCCTCGAAAAGCTCCTGCCGCTGGAGAGCCAGGGCCGCCCCATGCGCCAGCGCCGCAGCCAGTCGGAGCTCCTCCGCCGAGAACCAGCGCTCCCGCCGGCTGTCCCAGACTTCCACATGCCCGTAATACTGCTCCCCGACCACCAGGGGGATCAGCAACACGGTTCGACCGCCATATCGGGCCAGGAGCTGGGCCTCCGGCGCTCCCCGAGCTTCCAGCTCGCTCCGGCGCAGCACCACCGGCTGCCGCGTCCAGCGCATCTGGGCGTAAAGCGGATAGTCATCATAACGATAATAAGTGCCCACGTCAGAGACGCGCTCCTCCGGAGCCGCTTCGGGAGCGTAGAACTCGCTGACAGCAAAGAAGCCCTGTCCATCCGTAGACTCGCGGTCCACATAGGCGCTGGTCGCTCCCAGGCCCATAGCGAAAGCCCGACAGACCCGCGTCAGCAACGCCTCCAACCCGGGAGCCTCTGCCAGAGAAGCAGCCACCTCATAGAGCAACGCCTGCTCCCGGAGCCGCTGCTCCAGCAGCTCAAAGAGGCGCCGGTTCTGCAACACCACGGCCGCGGTGTCTGCCAGCGTCTGCACCCGGCGAATGGCTCGATCCTCCAGTTCCAGCGGGCGCTGGACCCCCTGGGCGATCAGCCAGCCCCAGAAGGCATCGCCAGCCCAGAGGGGGAAGAGAGCCAGGGAATGGACACGGTATCGAAGATAGAAGGAGCGACTGACCTCATCCAGCCATGGATCTGTGGCTACATTCGGGATCAAGAGGGGCTCCCGGGCAGGCTCCGAGGCGATGATCGGCAGCTCGGCCGTCGTATACCGCCGGGGTTCGCTGAGGAGTCCCCGTTCCCGATCCCAGATCAATCGGACCTGAAGGGCTCGCTCCTCCCCCTGGGCCTCCGGATCCTCCACCAGGGCCAGGATATAGCGGTCCACCCCCTGGATGGGAAGGTGGGCCAGCAGAACCCGAGCCGCTGTCTCAATGGATGTCGCAGCAGTCAGATCCCGGGTTGCCTGATACAGGGCCTGGGTCTCCTCTAGGGCCACCTGGGCCTGCTGATAGAGCCGGGCGTTCTCGATGGCCACCGCCAGCTGATCGGCCAGGATCTGCAGCACCGAGACAGCGCCGGCATCAAAGACTTCCTCGAGGGTGCTTTGAACATCCAGGGCGCCAATGATCCGATCCCCGATCTTCAGCGGGAAAGCGGCTTCCGAACGGGTCTCCGGAAGCAGCTCATTCTTGAAATGCACAGGGTCCTCCGCCGTCCGCTGGGCCACCCGGGGCCGCCCGTTCGCCGTCACCCATCCGATGAGACTGCGCCCGCCCACCTCGAGTCGATGCCCCCGTTCCTTCAATTTGCGGCCGATCTCCCCGGTGGATTCGCGCAACACGGCCCACCGGCCGCTCTCATCGATTAGAAACACTGAGACATGGTAATACCCCAGACGATCCCGGATCAGGTTGACGGCCATGCGCAGGAGCTCATCCAGATCCAGCGTCGAGGCGATCGCGCGACCCATCTCCGCCGCGGTCTGCAGCTGATGGGTCCGCTCCTGCACCCGGCGCTCCAGGTTTTGATAGAGATCCCGCAGCCGGAGGGCCATCGCGTTGAACGTTTCCGCCAGCACCCCCAGCTCATCCCGCGAGGTGACCGGGACCCGCGCGTTGAGCTGCCCCGCGCCCATACGCCGCGCCGCCTCCGTCAGTTCCCCAAGCGGCCGGGTGAGGGAAGCGGAGGCCAGGAAGGCGAGGCCAATGGCAAAGGAGCCCAAGATCAGCATCCAGATCAGCGCCTGACGTCCCAATCGCCGAACCGGATCCAGCGCCTCGTTCTCCTCCTGGACCACTGCCAGCGTCCATCCATGCTGCTCCAGCGACGGAAGCTGATGGGCGATCCATGGACCTACACGGCTGTAGGCGATGAGCCAGTTTGGAGTGAGCAGAACCCCCTCCGAGCGGGCCAGATCCTGGCGACCCATAGGGAGACCTGAAAGCCGCTGTTCCCGTTGCAAGATACCGCGGGGATCCAGCAAGACCGCGCCGTCCGCATTCAGCAACAAGGCCCGGCCAGTGCGTCCGGTCTGAAACTGGTTCAACAGGCCGAGGATCTGGGAGACGCTGTAGGCGCTCCGCAACACCCCGACCGCCTGATGCGTGTCCCGACGGTAAACAGGAACCGCCAGATAGACAACGGTGGTCTGAAGGTCTTCATCGAACCGGAAATCGCTGATATACGGCGCGCCCTGTCCATGATTCCAGGCCGCCTGCCACCAGGGCTCCTGATCGAAACGATAGGCGCGGGGAGGTTCTGTGGCTGCCGTCAGGGTGCCATAGGAATCCGTGAGGAGCAAATGAAGATGCCCGCTCAGCCGGCCTCGTATGCTACGGAGCGCATCGGCCGCGGGGCGCCGCAGGATATTATGCCGCAACGCGGAGTCAGGCTGCGTTCTCCAGATCAACTCCTCCTGCTGGAGCATATAAGCTCGTCGTTCAGGGTCCAGATAACGGGCGGAGTGATCCAGCGCCTCGAAGACCAGGGTGTCCTCTTCCGACCAACCGCTGAGCAGCTCAATCTGATGCCAGAGCTCCCGTTCCAGAGCGGCCCGCTGGGCCTGGGCCACCCCGCGGAATTCTTCCACGATCCGACGCTGCAGGGCGTTCTCCAGCAAGCGCTGGGTCACCTCCACCGTTCCGACCATGCTCACCAGAACGATCAGGATGAAGCCGGCCAGGAACTTCCAGCGCAAGGGCCACGAGCCCCAATCCAGTGTCACCATCTTCCCTCCTCCTCAACCGAGGGTCCACACCCCCTCGCCGGCGAGGATGCGGCGGATTTGATCCGGGAACGCGTCGGGATCAATCGGTTTCCCGATGAAGCCATCAAACCCGGCCTCCCGGGCTCGCCGCATATTGTCTTCGGTGGCCTCCGCCGATACGGCTACCACCCGGGTTCCCTGAAAGCGGGGATCCGCGCGGATCTGGCGAAGCACCTCATAGCCATCCTCATAAGGCAGATGGATGTCCAGGAGGATGAGATCGATCCGGGGCAGCTGTCCGGCGAACTCCAGGACCTGCCAGCCGGAGGCTTTCCACTGGATGTTCCGCACCCCCAGATAGCCCAGAAGGCGCGCGATCAGCACGAAGTTCTGAAGGTTGTCCTCCACCACCAGGATCGTCGCTTCGCGGGGATCCACCGGATGCTGGATCGGTTCACCGGCCATGAGGCGCCTCCTCGCTCTTTAGGAAAGCCGCGATCTGCTCCGGCAGCGCGTCCACATCGATCGGCTTGGGGATATAGCCATCGCACCCGGTGGCCAGGGCGCGCTCCCGCGTGCCACGGATTACATCGGCCGTGAGGGCGACAATGGGGACCCCCTGGAGATGCGGCATCTGCTTGAACCGGCGGACCAGCTCATAGCCATCGATATCCGGTAGATGGAGATCAACCAGGATTAAATCGGGGCGCATGGAGCGAGCCAGATCCAACCCTCTGGGCCCATCCTCCGCTTCCACCACCCGATACCCCTCGGCCTCCAGGATCCGCCGAACCAGCAATCGGTTTTCAAAATTATCTTCGATGTATAAAATCACTGAGCCCATTGGACCTCCCGAGCGAGCGCTCGCCATCGACAGGTTCGGAACGCGCGAGTGGATCCGGGGCGCCGGCCAAGAACATTCGACAACGCGCCCGGCCCTCCCCATCCTCCCATAGGCAGCCCGCACGCAGCAGCGCTTCATCTTACATCTAATAAAATTTTCGCGAAATGGGATCATCCTGGCAAGATCGCTCTAACCCGACTGGACCACCGGCAAACCCGGCCTTCGCGTCTTCCGAAAGCCGTAGGCGGGATGGGTAAGATCTTCGAAAAGCCCTGCCCGGCGGGGCGGCCTTGGGCGGTTTGAAAATATGAACTCATAAAATTAACCGAAGAACGAGCGGGAGGGATGCGGGCATGGGAGGCCGAAGGGGGTTCCTCTACCCCCCATGGCTTCCCAGGAAAACCCGCCGGGCCACAACCGAACGGCTTATCGGAAGACGGAGCAGCGGAACGAGCGATACCCCGCATGGAGGGAACCCGATGAGCGTCACAGCGCCTCAGGGATTTCGAGCCGCAGCGGTCGCCTGTGGGATCAAAGCCAGCGGGGCGCTGGATCTGGCCCTGGTGGCCAGCACCCGCCCCTGCACTGCCGCCGCGGTCTTCACCACGAACCAGATCAAGGCGGCACCGGTTCGCTACGATCAGGCGATGCTTCTCCAGCGACGCGCAGGTTTCCGGGCGGTGGTGATCAATTCCGGGAACGCCAACGCGTGCACCGGCCCCCGCGGGCTTTCGGATGTCTATAGCGTGACCGAG
This window encodes:
- a CDS encoding GAF domain-containing protein, with protein sequence MVTLDWGSWPLRWKFLAGFILIVLVSMVGTVEVTQRLLENALQRRIVEEFRGVAQAQRAALERELWHQIELLSGWSEEDTLVFEALDHSARYLDPERRAYMLQQEELIWRTQPDSALRHNILRRPAADALRSIRGRLSGHLHLLLTDSYGTLTAATEPPRAYRFDQEPWWQAAWNHGQGAPYISDFRFDEDLQTTVVYLAVPVYRRDTHQAVGVLRSAYSVSQILGLLNQFQTGRTGRALLLNADGAVLLDPRGILQREQRLSGLPMGRQDLARSEGVLLTPNWLIAYSRVGPWIAHQLPSLEQHGWTLAVVQEENEALDPVRRLGRQALIWMLILGSFAIGLAFLASASLTRPLGELTEAARRMGAGQLNARVPVTSRDELGVLAETFNAMALRLRDLYQNLERRVQERTHQLQTAAEMGRAIASTLDLDELLRMAVNLIRDRLGYYHVSVFLIDESGRWAVLRESTGEIGRKLKERGHRLEVGGRSLIGWVTANGRPRVAQRTAEDPVHFKNELLPETRSEAAFPLKIGDRIIGALDVQSTLEEVFDAGAVSVLQILADQLAVAIENARLYQQAQVALEETQALYQATRDLTAATSIETAARVLLAHLPIQGVDRYILALVEDPEAQGEERALQVRLIWDRERGLLSEPRRYTTAELPIIASEPAREPLLIPNVATDPWLDEVSRSFYLRYRVHSLALFPLWAGDAFWGWLIAQGVQRPLELEDRAIRRVQTLADTAAVVLQNRRLFELLEQRLREQALLYEVAASLAEAPGLEALLTRVCRAFAMGLGATSAYVDRESTDGQGFFAVSEFYAPEAAPEERVSDVGTYYRYDDYPLYAQMRWTRQPVVLRRSELEARGAPEAQLLARYGGRTVLLIPLVVGEQYYGHVEVWDSRRERWFSAEELRLAAALAHGAALALQRQELFEEAARRARLLQAAAEVSRIAATILDPDRLMAEAVELIRDRFDYYYVGWFVPDEDRKWMMLAAGTGEPGRIMKERGHRLEIGGQSMVGWAAAHRRARIALDVGAEPVRFANPLLPLTRSEIALPMMVRGELVGVLDIQSEQPAAFTEEDIRALQVMADQLATAWQNARLYAQAQARAQELATLHRLAVELSRSLNLVDILETVCRAFVEVLGVDHSGAVLWERGQDVGVVVAEHPPRGFLGVRIQIDNAFTRQVMETGEPQWAFDVRQDERLEATGPLLAGLGIHSIAVVPLVARGQVIATVGLDYMRAHHAFTPEELRLAQTIAQQAAVALENALLYEQAQRQARRIQTAAEISRIVASVLEVEALLQQAVDLVRERFDYYYVGAFLLDPSGEWAVLRAGTGEAGRQMVAQGHRLRVGGESMIGQACARRQPVIAQDVSEAEARYINPLLPDTRAEMALPLIVGDRVLGALTIQADRPHAFSPEDLTVLGIVADSLAVALQNAMLYEEQKRTAERLRELDRLKTQFIANMSHELRTPLNSIIGFSRVILKGIDGPLTEAQRQDLTAIYNAGQHLLGLINDILDLSKIEAGRMELQFSEVDMREIIRGVMSTAVGLVRDKPIELRQEVPEDLPPAWADAQRARQILLNLVSNAAKFTDRGFIAVRAWADEAFVTVAVQDTGIGIPREKYEEIFQEFTQVESGTTRRYGGTGLGLAIARRLVELMGGRIWVESEVGKGSTFFFTLPRVRPSASAERRSGRPVVLCVDDDPGVITLYRRYLEKHGFEVIGLTDPQGVLEVVRRVRPDVITLDIMMPQKDGWAVLQELKTDPEARRIPVIVCSIVDERGRGFSLGAAEYLVKPFTEEELLEAIQRVDGRPGPLRVLVIDDSEADRQLIRRVLERMGGYQILEASGGEEGTALARRERPDLVILDLMMPQMDGFMVVEALKEDPATRSIPIIVLTAKSLTEEDRQRLNGRIEALLQKFGVDPEALLAEIVEVLQKPRSP
- a CDS encoding response regulator, with amino-acid sequence MAGEPIQHPVDPREATILVVEDNLQNFVLIARLLGYLGVRNIQWKASGWQVLEFAGQLPRIDLILLDIHLPYEDGYEVLRQIRADPRFQGTRVVAVSAEATEDNMRRAREAGFDGFIGKPIDPDAFPDQIRRILAGEGVWTLG
- a CDS encoding response regulator, translated to MGSVILYIEDNFENRLLVRRILEAEGYRVVEAEDGPRGLDLARSMRPDLILVDLHLPDIDGYELVRRFKQMPHLQGVPIVALTADVIRGTRERALATGCDGYIPKPIDVDALPEQIAAFLKSEEAPHGR